The Cellulomonas sp. P24 genome contains a region encoding:
- a CDS encoding DUF3105 domain-containing protein, which translates to MTRRQRTELTDRQARVAEIRKTQKRSERKRTVIIAAVAGVVVLGLTGTTIAVMVNANQQTASVNAAAKSPIEGVKTFTGLSRNHVEGKVTYAQNPPVGGDHSAIDENCGYYSQPVADENAVHSLEHGAVWITHDPNLPAAQLATLRAFAAKNSYVLVSPRSGLPTPVVASAWGVQLQLPSAEDPRLPVFLKEYVNGPQTPEPGAACSGGTGTPDAP; encoded by the coding sequence ATGACCCGCAGACAACGAACCGAGCTCACCGACCGCCAGGCACGCGTGGCCGAGATCAGGAAGACCCAGAAGAGGTCCGAGCGCAAGCGCACCGTGATCATCGCTGCGGTCGCCGGGGTCGTGGTCCTCGGGCTGACAGGCACGACGATCGCCGTGATGGTGAACGCGAACCAGCAGACCGCGAGCGTCAACGCGGCCGCCAAGTCCCCCATCGAGGGCGTCAAGACGTTCACCGGTCTGTCGCGCAACCACGTCGAGGGCAAGGTCACCTACGCGCAGAACCCCCCGGTCGGCGGCGACCACTCCGCGATCGACGAGAACTGCGGGTACTACTCCCAGCCGGTCGCCGACGAGAACGCCGTGCACTCCCTGGAGCACGGCGCCGTGTGGATCACCCACGACCCGAACTTGCCCGCGGCCCAGCTCGCCACGCTGCGGGCCTTCGCGGCCAAGAACAGCTACGTCCTGGTGAGCCCGCGGTCCGGGCTCCCCACACCGGTGGTCGCCAGCGCGTGGGGAGTCCAGCTCCAGCTTCCCTCGGCCGAGGATCCGCGACTTCCCGTCTTCCTGAAGGAGTACGTGAACGGCCCCCAGACCCCCGAACCGGGGGCCGCATGCTCCGGCGGAACCGGGACGCCCGACGCACCATGA
- a CDS encoding permease — MGFLGTIASSLAEGFWMFYDTLWALVLGFALSGAVQAFVSKQQMQRALGDHRPKTIVRSSFFGMVSSSCSYAASALAKSLFVRGADFTSSMVFMFASTNLVLELGAVLWLLIGWQFAVAEFIGGFIMIALLALILPRVIDVAALDAARERLRTGSARSTAHEEHAGAGAHMATPWRRRITSRAGWSDASGYTISDVTMLRKELVIGFVVAGFASVAVPTGVWKALFLTGHGIWSALENVIVGPVLAFISFVCSVGNVPLAAALWKGGISFGGVIAFVFADLLALPLVLIYRKFYGTRLALRLSLVFWAVMSLAGLITEGIFTALGLVPGTLIGDIATVHFGPNYTTILDILAVIVFGYLYYLYKNAAKFGGGGGYAKDPVCGMQVRTADAPAHTAHQGYDYYFCSDKCHDTFEADPAKYTDGQPAPVVSQTAPAGATGADAGAMVTDPVCGMSIDPHTAAGHATHDGVDYSFCSDGCRRDFVADPAHYLTPTGSSGPRADPDDARTPATDPVARLGRNENKENDMMENSQKMTDPVCGMGVDPATSAANFEHDGTTYYFCSTGCATTFTADPHKYASATTS; from the coding sequence ATGGGGTTTCTGGGAACGATCGCCTCGAGCCTGGCCGAGGGCTTCTGGATGTTCTACGACACGCTGTGGGCGCTGGTGCTCGGGTTCGCCCTGTCCGGGGCCGTGCAGGCATTCGTGTCGAAACAGCAGATGCAGCGGGCCCTGGGTGATCACCGACCGAAGACGATCGTGCGGTCCAGCTTCTTCGGGATGGTCAGCTCCTCGTGCTCCTACGCGGCGAGCGCGTTGGCCAAGAGCTTGTTCGTTCGCGGTGCGGACTTCACGTCCTCGATGGTCTTCATGTTCGCCAGCACGAACCTGGTGCTCGAGCTGGGTGCCGTGCTCTGGTTGCTGATCGGCTGGCAGTTCGCCGTCGCGGAGTTCATCGGCGGGTTCATCATGATCGCGCTGCTGGCACTGATCCTGCCGCGCGTGATCGACGTCGCCGCCCTGGACGCCGCACGAGAGCGCCTGCGCACCGGCTCGGCGCGGAGCACCGCCCATGAGGAGCACGCCGGCGCCGGCGCCCACATGGCCACGCCCTGGCGCCGCCGGATCACCTCCCGGGCGGGCTGGTCGGACGCCTCGGGCTACACGATCAGCGACGTCACGATGCTGCGCAAGGAGCTTGTGATCGGCTTCGTCGTGGCGGGGTTCGCCTCTGTGGCCGTACCGACCGGTGTCTGGAAGGCCCTGTTCCTGACCGGGCACGGGATCTGGTCCGCGCTCGAGAACGTCATCGTCGGCCCGGTCCTGGCATTCATCAGCTTCGTCTGCTCAGTGGGCAACGTGCCCCTGGCCGCCGCACTGTGGAAGGGCGGCATCAGCTTCGGAGGCGTCATCGCCTTCGTGTTCGCCGACCTGCTCGCCCTGCCCCTGGTGCTCATCTACCGCAAGTTCTACGGCACCCGTCTTGCCCTGCGGCTCTCGCTGGTGTTCTGGGCGGTGATGAGCCTGGCCGGACTGATCACCGAGGGGATCTTCACTGCCCTGGGACTTGTCCCCGGCACCCTCATCGGTGACATCGCCACCGTCCACTTCGGCCCGAACTACACCACCATCCTCGACATCCTCGCCGTGATCGTCTTCGGGTACCTGTACTACCTGTACAAGAACGCGGCGAAGTTCGGAGGCGGCGGCGGGTACGCGAAGGACCCCGTGTGCGGCATGCAGGTGCGCACCGCCGACGCCCCGGCCCACACCGCCCACCAGGGCTACGACTACTACTTCTGCTCCGACAAGTGCCACGACACGTTCGAGGCCGACCCCGCCAAGTACACCGACGGCCAGCCCGCGCCGGTCGTGAGCCAGACGGCACCAGCCGGGGCGACGGGCGCTGATGCGGGCGCCATGGTGACGGACCCGGTGTGCGGGATGAGCATCGACCCGCACACGGCCGCCGGGCACGCGACGCACGACGGCGTCGACTACTCGTTCTGCTCGGACGGCTGCCGGAGGGACTTCGTCGCCGATCCCGCCCACTACCTGACGCCGACCGGCTCCAGCGGACCACGGGCCGACCCAGACGACGCCCGCACCCCCGCCACCGACCCGGTGGCCCGACTCGGGCGCAATGAGAACAAGGAGAACGACATGATGGAGAACTCCCAGAAGATGACCGATCCCGTGTGCGGCATGGGCGTCGACCCAGCCACGTCGGCCGCGAACTTCGAGCACGACGGCACCACCTACTACTTCTGCTCCACGGGCTGCGCCACCACATTCACAGCAGACCCGCACAAGTACGCCAGCGCCACGACGTCCTGA
- a CDS encoding response regulator transcription factor, which yields MTSAASVPARGATGRTRVLVVDDEQPLVQIIASYLDRDGFETRTAGDGAEAIALAREWDPAVVVLDLGLPQVDGIEVCRAVRTFSDCYIVMLTARVEEVDKLIGLSVGADDYLTKPFSPRELVARVRAMLRRPRHHTTYGSPAPQVSVFGSMSIDVSGREVHVEGVAVDLTRTEFDVLAALAARPHMVFSRAQIVEAVWGAGWVGDEHLVDVHIGHLRRKLGQPSSPAVFIRTVRGVGYRIGPGR from the coding sequence ATGACATCCGCCGCCTCCGTGCCTGCCAGAGGCGCTACAGGACGCACACGGGTTCTCGTCGTCGACGACGAGCAACCACTCGTTCAGATCATCGCGTCGTACCTGGACCGCGACGGCTTCGAGACCAGGACAGCCGGTGACGGCGCAGAGGCGATCGCGCTAGCGCGCGAGTGGGACCCCGCCGTCGTCGTGCTCGACCTCGGGCTACCTCAGGTTGACGGAATCGAAGTCTGTCGCGCGGTGCGGACGTTCTCCGACTGCTACATCGTCATGCTCACCGCGCGCGTCGAGGAGGTCGACAAGCTCATCGGGCTCTCGGTCGGGGCCGACGACTACCTCACCAAGCCGTTCAGTCCGCGCGAGCTCGTCGCCCGGGTGCGCGCCATGCTCCGTCGGCCACGGCACCACACCACGTACGGCTCGCCCGCACCCCAGGTGTCAGTGTTCGGGTCGATGTCCATCGACGTCAGTGGGCGCGAGGTCCACGTCGAGGGTGTCGCGGTGGATCTCACCCGGACCGAGTTCGACGTCCTGGCTGCCCTGGCTGCGCGCCCACACATGGTCTTCTCGCGCGCCCAGATCGTCGAAGCCGTCTGGGGTGCAGGTTGGGTCGGCGACGAGCACCTCGTCGACGTCCACATCGGACACCTGCGACGCAAGCTCGGCCAGCCTTCGAGTCCGGCCGTCTTCATCCGCACGGTGCGAGGCGTCGGCTACCGGATCGGACCCGGGCGATGA